A stretch of the Perca fluviatilis chromosome 17, GENO_Pfluv_1.0, whole genome shotgun sequence genome encodes the following:
- the LOC120544927 gene encoding tripartite motif-containing protein 16-like gives MAQKGVQLDRETFSCSICLDLLKDPVAIPCGHSYCMNCINSFWDDRDEKETHSCPQCRQSFTPRPVLLKNTMLAVLVEELKKTGLQAAPADHCYAGAEDVACDVCTRRKLKANKSCLQCLASFCEKHLQLHFESETFKKHKLVEPSKKLQENVCSRHDEVMKMFCRTDQQLICYLCSVDEHKGHDTVSAAAERAERQRELEGSRQNIQQRIQDREKDVKLLRQQAEAINLSADKAVEDSEKIFTELIRLLEKRSSDVKQQVRSQQKSEVSRVKELQEKLEQEITELKRKDAELKKLSHTEDHNQFLHNYPSLSPLSQSTSSIHILPLYYFEDVTAAVSEVRDKLEDILREKWTNVSLTGTEVDVLLPQPEPKTRAGFLKYSCEITLDPKTANKRLLLSKGNRKATLRQKLSYSSHRDRFTGWYQVLSRESLTGRCYWEVEIRGRGVYVAVAYKNISRAGWLDECGFGLNDKSCALCCDNNSYTFYYNKDQTPVSGPESSRVGVYLEDLGPDSGPDLEDSGPESSRVGVYLDHSAGILSFYSISETMTLLHRVQTTFTQPLYAGLQVYGCYGASAELCKLK, from the coding sequence atggcgcagaaaggagttcagctggaccgggaaaccttctcttgttccatctgtctggatctactgaaggatccaGTGGCTAttccctgtggacacagctactgcatgaactgtattaacAGTTTCTGGGATGACAGGGATGAGAAGGAAACCCACAGCTGCCCTCAGTGCAGGCAGAGcttcacaccgaggcctgtcctgctgaaaaacaccatgttagcagttttagtggaggagctgaagaagactggactccaagctgctcctgctgatcactgctatgctggagctgaagatgtggcctgtgatgtctgcaccAGGAGAAAACTCAAAGCAAACAAGTCCTGTCTGCAATGTCTGGCTTCTTTCTGTGAGAAACACCTTCAGCTTCATTTTGAATCAGAGACATTCAAGAAACACAAActggtggagccgtccaagaagctccaggagaacgtctgctctcgtcatgatgaggtgatgaagatgttctgccgtactgatcagcagcttatctgttatctctgctctgtggatgaacataaaggccacgacacggtctcagctgcagcagagagagctgagaggcagagagagctcgaggggagtcgacaaaacatccagcagagaatccaggacagagagaaagatgtgaagctgcttcgacagcaggcggaggccatcaatctctctgctgataaagcagtggaggacagtgagaagatcttcactgagctgatccgtctcctggagaaaagaagctctgatgtgaagcagcaggtcagatcccagcagaaaagtgaagtgagtcgagtcaaagagcttcaggagaagctggagcaggagatcactgagctgaagaggaaagacgctgagctgaagaagctctcacacacagaggatcacaaccagtttctacacaactacccctcactgtcaccactcagccaatcaacatccagcatccatatccTTCCTCTGTACTACTTTGAGGATGTGACAGCGGccgtgtcagaagtcagagataaactaGAGGACATTCTCAGAGAGAAGTGGACAAACgtctcactgacagggactgaagtggacgttttactgccacaaccagagcccaagaccagagctggattcttAAAGTATTCATGTGAAATCACGCTGGATCCAAAGACAGCAAACAAACGGCTGTTATTATCTAaggggaacaggaaagcaacaCTGCGTCAAAAACTGTCTTATTCTAGTCACCGAGACAGATTCACTGGCTGGTatcaggtcctgagtagagagagtctgactggacgttgttactgggaggtggagataAGAGGGAGAGGAGTTTAtgtagcagtcgcatacaagaaCATCAGCAGAGCAGGGTGGTTGGATGAATGTGGATTTGGACTAAATGACAAATCTTGCGCATTATGTTGTGACAACAAcagttatacattttattacaaCAAAGACCAAACTCCCGTCTCAGGTcctgagtcctccagagtaggagtgtacctggaggACTTAGGTCCTGACTCAGGTCCTGACCTGGAGGACTCAGGTcctgagtcctccagagtaggagtgtacctggatcacagtgcaggtattctgtccttctacagcatctctgaaaccatgactctcctccacagagtccagaccacattcactcagccgctcTATGCTGGACTTCAGGTTTATGGTTGTTATGGAgcctctgctgagttgtgtaaactgaaatag
- the LOC120544976 gene encoding tripartite motif-containing protein 16-like, translating into MAQKGVQLDQETFSCSICLDLLKDPVTTPCGHSYCINCIKSHWDVEDGKYSYSCPQCRKKFTPRPVLLKNTMLADLVEELKKTGLQAAPADHCYAGAEDVACDVCTGRKLKAHKSCLFCLASYCEKHLQPHFESETFKKHKLVEPSKKLQENVCSRHDEVMKIFCCTDQQLICYLCSVEEHKGHDTVSAAAERAERQRELEGSRQTIQQRIQDREKDVKLLQQQAEAINPSADKAVEDSEKIFTELIRLLEKRSSDVKQQVRSQQKSEVSRVKELQEKLEQEITELKRKDAELKKLSHTEDHNQFLHNYLSLSPLSQSTSSIHITPLSCFEDVTAAVSEVRDKLQDVLREKWTNVSLTGTELDVLLPQPEPKTRAEFLKYSRDLTLDPNTANTRLLLSEGNRKATLSQKQCYSSHPNGFTDWWQVLSRESLTGRCYWEVERRGRGGVDVAVAYKNISRAGGFDECGFGRNDKSWALDCINNSYIFWSNKVQTPVSGPWSSRVGVYLDHSAGVLSFYSVSETMTLLHRVQTTFTQPLYAGLRFNVWVYGYGDSAELCKLK; encoded by the coding sequence atggcacagaaaggagttcagctggaccAGGAAACCTTCTCttgctccatctgtctggatctactgaaggatccggtgactactccctgtggacacagctactgcataaactgtattaaaagccactggGATGTAGAGGATGGTAAGTACAGTTACAGCTGCCCTCAGTGCAGGAAGAAgttcacaccgaggcctgtcctgctgaaaaacaccatgttagcagatttagtggaggagctgaagaagactggactccaagctgctcctgctgatcactgctatgctggagctgaagatgtggcctgtgatgtctgcactgggagaaaactcaaagcaCACAAGTCTTGTCTCTTCTGTCTGGCTTCTTACTGTGAGAAACACCTTCAGCCTCATTTTGAATCTGAGACAttcaagaaacacaagctggtggagccgtccaagaagctccaggagaacgtctgctctcgtcatgatgaggtgatgaagattttctgctgtactgatcagcagcttatctgttatctctgctctgtggaggaacataaaggccacgacacagtctcagctgcagcagagagagctgagaggcagagagagctcgaggggagtcgacaaaccatccagcagagaatccaggacagagagaaagatgtgaagttgcttcaacagcaggcggAGGCCATTAATCCCTCTgctgataaagcagtggaggacagcgagaagatcttcactgagctgatccgtctcctggagaaaagaagctctgatgtgaagcagcaggtcagatcccagcagaaaagtgaagtgagtcgagtcaaagagcttcaggagaagctggagcaggagatcactgagctgaagaggaaagacgctgagctgaagaagctctcacacacagaggatcacaaccagtttctacacaactatCTCTCATtgtcaccactcagccaatcaacatccagcatccatatcACTCCTCTAAGCTGCTTTGAGGACGTGACAGCGGccgtgtcagaagtcagagataaactTCAGGATGTCCTGAGAGAGAAGTGGACAAACgtctcactgacagggactgaaTTGGACGTTTTATTGCcacaaccagagcccaagaccagagctgaattcttaaaatattcacgtgaCCTCAcgctggatccaaacacagcaaacacacggctgttattatctgaggggaacaggaaagcaacatTGAGTCAAAAACAGTGTTATTCTAGTCACCCAAACGGATTCACTGACTGGTggcaggtcctgagtagagagagtctgactggacgttgttactgggaggtggagaggagagggagaggaggagttgatgtagcagtcgcatacaagaatatcagcagagcaggggggTTTGATGAATGTGGATTTGGAAGaaatgacaaatcttgggcATTAGATTGTATCAACAACAGTTATATATTTTGGTCCAACAAAGTCCAAACTCCCGTCTCAGGTCCAtggtcctccagagtaggagtgtacctggatcacagtgcaggtgttctgtccttctacagcgtctctgaaaccatgactctcctccacagagtccagaccacattcactcagccgctcTATGCTGGACTAAGGTTTAATGTATGGGTTTATGGTTATGGAgactctgctgagttgtgtaaactgaaatag
- the LOC120545076 gene encoding caspase-3-like, with protein MTVKTLILCLQREVHIRSDRCASRFTAVLGGFDLQTQRHTETERDTQRHNICQRHTKRTHGDFIFHPVSSRRRMQRWRGRVDDSGKCNRAVLVSVAQFVPGVSLGRRPGADKDTKTLHRTLSKLGFKVDIHSDLSGDEIYQLFLKESRRPVKDCFLAVLSSHGDEGCVFGADGKPVQLCRLFSYFDNENMEKKAKVFLVQVRVFTVAHTLACTQVCGTIFVGTHH; from the exons ATGACCGTGAAAACCCTGATTTTATG CCTGCAGAGGGAAGTCCATATACGGTCGGACAGGTGTGCCAGCAGGTTCACTGCTGTGCTGGGAGGGTTTGATctgcagacacagagacacacagagacagagagagacacacagagacacaacatctgtcagagacacacaaaacgGACACACggagactttatatttcacccAGTGAGCAGCAGAAGAAGGATGCAGCGGTGGAGAGGCCGGGTGGATGACAGCGGGAAGTGTAACCGGGCAGTGCTGGTGTCTGTGGCCCAGTTTGTCCCTGGTgtgagtctggggaggaggccTGGAGCCGACAAGGACACCAAGACTCTCCACCGCACCCTCAGCAAGCTGGGCTTCAAGGTGGACATCCACAGTGACCTGAGCGGGGACGAGATCTACCAGCTGTTTCTGAAAG agagCCGGCGGCCTGTGAAGGACTGTTTTCTGGCCGTCTTGTCGTCTCACGGGGACGAGGGATGCGTGTTCGGGGCTGATGGGAAACCCGTCCAACTGTGTCGTCTCTTTTCATATTTTGACAACGAAAACATGGAGAAGAAGGCCAAAGTGTTCCTCGTACAGGTCCGAGTCTTTACTGTCGCACACACACTCGCAtgcacacaggtttgtggcactatctttgtggggacccatcactga